A part of Pseudoalteromonas arctica A 37-1-2 genomic DNA contains:
- a CDS encoding OmpH family outer membrane protein, whose protein sequence is MKKLFKSTAVAVLATLMMGTSVNAFAHKVGIVDMQEIYKQIPQMAKIEQSLQTEFAERRQELEKLQGDIRFEAEKFKRESTTMSQAQKDTLREKIQGMQKNLAEQGRPLEQEIKARQNQELAKVQGVIIKTIEEIAKDGDFDEVKVKDTTIYFNPKEVTDLSSKVVAAVSKK, encoded by the coding sequence GTGAAAAAATTATTTAAATCAACAGCTGTAGCAGTTTTAGCAACGTTAATGATGGGTACTTCTGTGAATGCATTTGCACACAAAGTGGGTATTGTTGATATGCAGGAAATCTACAAGCAAATTCCTCAAATGGCTAAAATTGAACAGTCTTTACAAACTGAGTTTGCTGAACGTCGTCAAGAGCTTGAAAAGTTACAAGGCGATATTCGTTTTGAAGCTGAAAAATTTAAACGTGAAAGTACAACTATGAGCCAAGCTCAAAAAGATACTCTGCGTGAAAAAATTCAAGGCATGCAAAAAAATCTTGCTGAACAAGGTCGCCCTTTAGAGCAAGAGATTAAAGCGCGTCAAAACCAAGAGCTTGCTAAAGTTCAAGGTGTAATCATCAAAACAATTGAAGAGATTGCTAAAGACGGCGACTTCGACGAAGTTAAAGTAAAAGACACTACTATTTACTTTAACCCTAAAGAAGTGACTGATCTTTCATCTAAAGTTGTAGCCGCTGTTAGTAAGAAATAA